The following proteins come from a genomic window of Salvia hispanica cultivar TCC Black 2014 chromosome 4, UniMelb_Shisp_WGS_1.0, whole genome shotgun sequence:
- the LOC125219432 gene encoding rRNA N6-adenosine-methyltransferase METTL5 — protein MKLKQLESLLGSIQQFERPKIELEQYPTGPHIASRLLYTAENSFGDLCDKVVADFGCGCGTLGLAAGLLGAEHVTGFDIDQESIEIATSNADELDLDIDFVQCDIRNLTLSDRHIDTVVMNPPFGTRKKGADMEFLSVALKVASRAVYSLHKTSTRDHIKRTALREYNASSAEVLCELRFDVPQLYKFHKKKEVDVAVDLWRFVPTSNQGRHI, from the exons ATGAAGTTGAAGCAGTTGGAGAGCCTTCTCGGCTCAATTCAACAGTTCGAGCGCCCCAAG ATTGAATTGGAGCAATATCCCACAGGACCCCACATCGCATCTCGCTTGCTCTACACT GCAGAGAATTCGTTCGGGGATTTGTGTGATAAGGTAGTGGCGGATTTCGGTTGTGGCTGCGGTACCCTAGGACTGGCTGCTGGTCTTTTGGGGGCAGA GCATGTCACTGGATTTGATATTGATCAGGAGTCTATTGAAATTGCTACCTCTAATGCAGATGAACTAGAC TTAGACATCGATTTTGTTCAATGTGATATCAGGAATTTAACATTGTCAG ATCGACATATCGACACAGTTGTAATGAATCCTCCGTTTGGAACTCGGAAAAAAGGAGCAGACATGGAATTTCTCTCTGTGGCTTTGAAA GTTGCTTCCCGAGCAGTTTATTCCTTGCACAAAACCTCAACAAGAGAT CACATCAAAAGAACAGCATTGCGAGAATATAATGCTAGCAGTGCTGAGGTTCTGTGTGAG CTTCGCTTCGATGTGCCACAACTTTACAAATTTCACAAGAAAAAGGAGGTCGACGTGGCAGTGGATCTGTGGCGATTCGTTCCAACATCCAATCAAGGAAGGCATATCTAG